A region from the Microcella frigidaquae genome encodes:
- a CDS encoding ABC transporter permease: MTIAPPLADGVPDARGPLVEPAHPARPTAGRRPPLALLVAASVAAAAAAIPLVYLVVRAAEAGLPTVIATLSRGRVLEYAANSLALAAATTATALVLGTAVAVVLTRVRVPFARAWLLISALPLAVPSYLAGYGWLVLAPGLNGFVPSWLLLTAVTVPYVTLPVAAALRGASGDLEGVARTLGRGPFRAFLVATWPTVRPAAIAGSLLVALYALSDFGLVAMMRYPTLTWGINAAYSASFDRAQAATLALLLVVLALVVVAGERTARRQVPRAAARAVAPRAVGRGMLVSLLPVVAAAPLLGVGVPLLGLLLRLLDAATLRTIDVSRLLEAVGATVGVAAAAAALALVLALPIAALAARYRGRLVTAIESVGYLGHALPGIVVGLSLVFFALAVVPALYQSLVVLVFAYAVLFMPKAIGTVRAGLGDVPPRLVSVARTLGLSPLQAWWRVTVPLALPSLGVGALLVAIATMKELPATLLLRPTGVQTLATELWNRTVVFEFGAAAPYAALLVLIAAVPAMVLSGVRSAAKEEL; this comes from the coding sequence ATGACGATCGCGCCGCCGCTCGCCGACGGGGTTCCGGATGCCCGGGGCCCCCTCGTCGAGCCTGCGCACCCGGCACGTCCGACGGCGGGGCGCCGCCCGCCGCTCGCGCTGCTGGTCGCCGCGAGCGTCGCCGCGGCCGCCGCGGCCATCCCGCTCGTGTACCTCGTGGTGCGCGCCGCCGAGGCGGGGCTGCCGACGGTCATCGCGACCCTCAGCCGGGGCCGCGTGCTCGAGTACGCCGCCAACTCGCTCGCGCTCGCCGCGGCGACGACGGCGACCGCGCTCGTGCTCGGCACCGCCGTGGCCGTTGTGCTCACGCGCGTGCGGGTGCCGTTCGCGCGCGCGTGGCTGCTGATCTCGGCCCTGCCGCTCGCGGTGCCGTCGTACCTCGCCGGCTACGGGTGGCTCGTGCTCGCTCCGGGCCTCAACGGGTTCGTGCCGAGCTGGTTGCTGCTCACGGCCGTCACAGTTCCGTACGTGACGCTGCCGGTGGCGGCGGCCCTGCGCGGAGCATCCGGCGACCTGGAGGGCGTCGCGCGCACGCTGGGGCGCGGGCCGTTCCGTGCATTCCTGGTGGCGACCTGGCCGACGGTGCGGCCCGCCGCGATCGCCGGATCGCTGCTCGTCGCGCTCTACGCGCTGAGCGACTTCGGGCTCGTCGCGATGATGCGCTACCCGACCCTCACCTGGGGCATCAACGCCGCCTACTCGGCGAGCTTCGACCGCGCGCAGGCGGCGACGCTCGCGCTGCTGCTCGTGGTGCTCGCGCTCGTCGTCGTCGCGGGCGAGCGCACGGCTCGGCGGCAGGTGCCGCGCGCGGCCGCCCGAGCCGTCGCACCCCGGGCCGTCGGCCGCGGGATGCTCGTCTCGCTGCTGCCCGTCGTCGCGGCCGCGCCCCTCCTTGGCGTGGGGGTTCCTCTGCTTGGGCTGCTGCTGCGCCTGCTCGACGCGGCCACCCTGCGGACGATCGACGTGTCGCGGCTGCTCGAGGCCGTCGGCGCCACGGTCGGCGTTGCGGCGGCGGCGGCCGCGCTGGCGCTCGTGCTCGCGCTGCCGATCGCGGCGCTCGCCGCCCGCTACCGCGGCCGGCTCGTCACCGCGATCGAGTCGGTCGGATACCTCGGCCACGCGCTGCCCGGCATCGTCGTCGGCCTCTCGCTCGTGTTCTTCGCGCTCGCCGTCGTGCCGGCGCTGTACCAGAGCCTGGTAGTGCTGGTCTTCGCCTACGCGGTGCTGTTCATGCCGAAGGCGATCGGCACGGTGCGCGCCGGCCTCGGCGACGTGCCGCCGCGGCTGGTGTCGGTCGCGCGCACGCTCGGCCTCTCGCCGCTGCAGGCGTGGTGGCGCGTGACGGTGCCGCTGGCTCTGCCGAGCCTCGGGGTCGGCGCCCTGCTCGTCGCCATCGCGACCATGAAAGAATTGCCGGCGACGCTGCTGCTGCGCCCAACCGGGGTGCAGACGCTCGCGACCGAGCTGTGGAATCGCACGGTGGTGTTCGAGTTCGGCGCCGCCGCGCCCTACGCGGCGCTACTGGTGCTGATCGCCGCCGTACCCGCCATGGTGCTCTCGGGTGTGCGCAGCGCCGCCAAGGAGGAGTTGTGA
- a CDS encoding AsnC family transcriptional regulator translates to MDAIDYRIIDQLRQNARAGYGDIGDVVGLSASAVKRRVDRLVADGVIRSFTVQVDPAVDGMAVEAYVELFCRGTVAPDELRRILAAVPEVVDAGTVTGDADAIVHIRSRDIPSLEDALERVRVAPNVDHTRSAIILTRLIDRRNQ, encoded by the coding sequence GTGGACGCGATCGACTACCGCATCATCGACCAGCTGCGGCAGAACGCCCGCGCCGGGTACGGCGACATCGGTGATGTCGTCGGTCTCTCCGCATCCGCCGTCAAGCGGCGCGTCGACCGGCTCGTCGCCGACGGCGTGATCCGCTCGTTCACCGTGCAGGTCGACCCCGCCGTCGACGGCATGGCCGTCGAGGCCTACGTCGAGCTGTTCTGCCGCGGCACCGTCGCGCCCGATGAGCTGCGCCGCATCCTCGCCGCCGTGCCCGAGGTCGTCGACGCCGGCACCGTGACCGGCGATGCCGACGCGATCGTGCACATCCGCTCGCGCGACATCCCCTCGCTCGAGGATGCCCTCGAGCGGGTGCGCGTGGCCCCCAACGTCGACCACACCCGCAGCGCGATCATCCTCACGCGGCTGATCGACCGCCGGAACCAGTAG
- a CDS encoding extracellular solute-binding protein, which yields MRASSLSLPAIATVGLLLAGCSAPAPAETDLPAEPVADGSFTLYSGRDEELVQPLIDQFTAETGIEVEVRYGNTAELGALLLEEGPASPADVFLSQDAGALGALSRAGLFTTLPAEIADAVPAVFTSTDGSWVGVTGRARVVVYDGERLTADELPDTIDGYVTEEWNGRLAVAPTNASFQSFVTALRVLEGEEEAAAWAQALAGNSPQIFEGNTPILTAVNDGAVEAGLINHYYWFRAASEVGVENMRAQLKYLTAGDAGSIVNVTGAGILAGAEGDADALEFVRYLVSEAAQTYFVEQTFEYPLVPGIAAPEGLPSLESLLNPQLDLSDLDDLATTQQLLADAGLI from the coding sequence ATGCGCGCTTCTTCGCTTTCGCTCCCAGCCATCGCCACCGTCGGTCTGCTGCTCGCTGGCTGCTCCGCGCCCGCTCCCGCCGAGACCGACCTGCCGGCCGAGCCCGTCGCCGACGGCAGCTTCACTCTCTACTCGGGCCGTGACGAAGAGCTCGTGCAGCCGCTCATCGACCAGTTCACCGCCGAGACCGGCATCGAGGTCGAGGTGCGCTACGGCAACACCGCCGAGCTCGGCGCCCTGCTGCTCGAGGAGGGCCCTGCGAGCCCCGCCGACGTCTTCCTCTCGCAGGATGCCGGCGCGCTCGGGGCCCTCAGTCGCGCCGGGCTCTTCACGACCCTGCCGGCGGAGATCGCCGATGCCGTGCCCGCCGTCTTCACCTCGACCGACGGCAGCTGGGTCGGGGTCACCGGCCGCGCGCGCGTCGTCGTGTACGACGGCGAGCGGCTCACCGCCGACGAGCTGCCCGACACGATCGACGGCTACGTGACGGAGGAGTGGAACGGCCGCCTCGCGGTCGCGCCGACGAACGCGAGCTTCCAGTCGTTCGTCACCGCGCTGCGCGTGCTCGAGGGCGAGGAGGAGGCGGCGGCGTGGGCCCAGGCGCTCGCCGGCAACAGCCCGCAGATCTTCGAGGGCAACACGCCGATCCTCACCGCAGTCAACGACGGCGCCGTCGAGGCGGGGCTGATCAACCACTACTACTGGTTCCGCGCGGCCTCCGAGGTGGGCGTCGAAAACATGCGGGCGCAGCTGAAGTACCTGACCGCCGGAGACGCGGGCTCGATCGTGAACGTCACCGGAGCGGGCATCCTCGCCGGGGCGGAGGGCGATGCCGACGCCCTCGAGTTCGTGCGCTACCTCGTGTCGGAGGCCGCCCAGACCTACTTCGTCGAGCAGACCTTCGAGTACCCCCTCGTGCCGGGAATCGCCGCGCCCGAAGGCTTGCCGAGCCTCGAGAGCCTGCTCAACCCGCAGCTCGACCTCAGCGATCTCGACGACCTCGCGACGACGCAGCAGCTGCTCGCCGACGCCGGGCTCATCTAG
- a CDS encoding alpha/beta fold hydrolase, whose product MHELDLTRPDGRTVHAYDTGGEGAVVLWQHGTPNVGAPPQPLLAPAAELGLRWVSLDRGGYGGSSPHPGRSIADAAADALAVLDALGMDRFAVMGYSGGGPHALACAALAPGRVAAVAAISPLAPIDADNLDWFAGMGPTSEGALRAALAGVDDRRRFEFENADAPLDFTAADWSALAGPWGWLGTVAAEGLAAGLDGLIDDDRAYVTPWQVDLSAISAPVRIVHGEDDRVVPVAHARWLAQRLPTAELRALPGAGHIAAIADEQRGALDALRWLAQRLP is encoded by the coding sequence GTGCACGAGCTTGACCTGACGCGACCCGACGGCCGCACCGTGCACGCCTATGACACGGGCGGCGAGGGTGCCGTCGTGCTCTGGCAACACGGAACACCCAACGTCGGGGCCCCGCCGCAGCCTCTGCTCGCTCCGGCCGCCGAGCTCGGGCTGCGCTGGGTGTCGCTCGACCGCGGCGGGTACGGGGGCTCGAGCCCGCATCCCGGCCGGTCGATCGCCGACGCGGCGGCCGACGCCCTCGCCGTGCTGGACGCGCTGGGGATGGACCGGTTCGCCGTCATGGGCTACTCGGGCGGTGGGCCGCACGCGCTCGCCTGCGCGGCCCTCGCGCCCGGTCGCGTCGCCGCGGTCGCGGCGATCAGCCCGCTCGCCCCGATCGACGCCGACAACCTCGACTGGTTCGCCGGGATGGGCCCGACCTCGGAGGGGGCCCTGCGCGCGGCGCTCGCCGGGGTCGACGACCGCCGCCGGTTCGAGTTCGAGAACGCGGATGCGCCGCTCGACTTCACCGCCGCCGACTGGTCGGCGCTCGCTGGGCCCTGGGGGTGGCTCGGAACGGTGGCCGCGGAGGGGCTCGCCGCCGGCCTGGACGGACTCATCGACGACGACCGCGCCTACGTCACCCCGTGGCAGGTCGACCTCTCGGCCATCTCCGCGCCGGTGCGGATCGTGCACGGGGAGGACGACCGGGTCGTGCCGGTCGCGCACGCGCGCTGGCTCGCCCAGCGTCTGCCGACGGCCGAGCTGCGGGCGCTGCCGGGTGCCGGGCACATCGCGGCGATCGCGGATGAGCAGCGGGGGGCGCTGGACGCTCTGCGCTGGCTCGCGCAGCGGCTGCCCTAG
- the aceB gene encoding malate synthase A, giving the protein MTMTTTSLTINGPMRPRYDEILTPDALAFVERLQHRFGGQRHALLADRMQLRYDLGNGRDLRFLPETESIRRDPDWRVAGAGPGLHDRRVEITGPCDPKMTINALNSRANVWLADLEDATSPTWANIIEGQLSLFDAIRGRLEYTSPGADGAPGKEYRVTAERTPTIVMRPRGWHLVEKHIEHTDRSGRTFAASASLVDVGLYAFHNAHALIAAGRGPYFYLPKLENHREARLWNEVFTFTEAELGLPHGTIRATVLIETFPAAFEMEEILYELRDHCAGLNAGRWDYVFSIIKNYRNRGLRFVLPDRDRILMTLPFMRAYTELLVQTAHKRGAHAIGGMSAFIPDRRSPEVTERALERVAADKRREARDGFDGSWVAHPDLIPVARAEFDAVLGDRPNQLDVLREEVAVTASELLDIRSAGGEITLAGVRANVSITVRYLESWLRGIGAAAIDHLMEDAATAEISRSQLWQWMHHELRCADGTFITHDLVEGMLAEVLAELPRPDGHKLAEAEEVFRQVTLGEDFPTFLTVPAYARFLVERDEEPIDSATDQRAA; this is encoded by the coding sequence ATGACCATGACCACGACCTCCCTCACCATCAATGGCCCGATGCGGCCGCGGTACGACGAGATCCTGACCCCGGATGCCCTCGCCTTCGTCGAGCGCCTGCAGCACCGCTTCGGCGGCCAGCGGCACGCGCTGCTCGCCGACCGCATGCAGCTGCGCTACGACCTCGGCAACGGCCGAGACCTGCGCTTCCTGCCCGAGACGGAGAGCATCCGCCGCGACCCCGACTGGCGCGTCGCCGGAGCGGGGCCGGGCCTTCACGACCGCCGCGTCGAGATCACCGGCCCGTGCGACCCGAAGATGACGATCAACGCCCTCAACTCCCGCGCCAACGTGTGGCTCGCCGACCTGGAGGACGCGACGAGCCCCACCTGGGCGAACATCATCGAGGGACAGCTGAGCCTGTTCGACGCGATCCGCGGGCGGCTCGAGTACACGAGCCCCGGGGCCGATGGAGCACCGGGCAAGGAGTACCGGGTCACCGCCGAACGCACCCCCACGATCGTGATGCGCCCGCGCGGCTGGCACCTGGTCGAGAAGCACATCGAGCACACCGACCGCAGCGGCCGCACCTTCGCCGCCAGCGCGAGCCTCGTCGACGTCGGGCTGTACGCCTTCCACAACGCGCACGCGCTCATCGCCGCGGGCCGCGGGCCGTACTTCTATCTGCCGAAGCTCGAGAACCACCGCGAGGCGCGGCTCTGGAACGAGGTGTTCACGTTCACCGAGGCCGAGCTCGGCCTGCCGCACGGCACGATCCGCGCGACGGTGCTCATCGAGACCTTCCCGGCGGCGTTCGAGATGGAGGAGATCCTCTACGAGCTGCGCGACCACTGCGCCGGGCTCAACGCCGGGCGGTGGGACTACGTGTTCTCGATCATCAAGAACTACCGCAACCGCGGCCTGCGGTTCGTGCTGCCCGACCGCGACCGCATCCTCATGACGCTGCCGTTCATGCGGGCGTACACCGAGCTGCTCGTGCAGACGGCGCACAAGCGCGGCGCCCACGCGATCGGCGGCATGAGCGCGTTCATCCCCGACCGCCGCAGCCCCGAGGTGACCGAGCGCGCGCTCGAGCGGGTCGCCGCTGACAAGCGCCGCGAGGCCCGCGACGGCTTCGACGGATCGTGGGTGGCGCATCCCGATCTGATCCCGGTGGCGCGCGCCGAGTTCGACGCGGTGCTCGGCGACCGGCCGAACCAGCTCGACGTGCTGCGCGAGGAGGTCGCGGTGACCGCGAGCGAGCTGCTCGACATCCGCTCGGCGGGCGGCGAGATCACCCTCGCGGGGGTGCGCGCGAACGTGTCGATCACGGTGCGCTACCTCGAGTCGTGGCTGCGCGGCATCGGCGCCGCGGCGATCGACCACCTGATGGAGGACGCGGCGACGGCCGAGATCAGCCGCTCGCAGCTGTGGCAGTGGATGCACCACGAGCTGCGCTGCGCCGACGGCACCTTCATCACCCACGACCTGGTCGAGGGGATGCTCGCCGAGGTTCTCGCGGAGCTGCCGCGCCCTGACGGCCACAAGCTGGCCGAGGCGGAGGAGGTGTTCCGGCAGGTGACGCTGGGGGAGGACTTCCCGACCTTCCTCACGGTGCCGGCCTACGCGCGGTTCCTCGTCGAGCGCGACGAGGAGCCGATCGACAGCGCGACGGATCAGCGCGCCGCGTGA
- a CDS encoding acyl-CoA dehydrogenase family protein: MTSGDRAASVLTPDLLARVRERAPGYDAANGFFFEDLAELREAGYLRPRSLSAASADQRLLAAHAPATALGLTMHLVWMGVARDLVAAGDDSVQWVLDDCAAGELFAFAISEAGNDRVMTDSVTRAERVEPGERSDGRGGWAVTGTKIFTSLSPAWTRLGVLARHEPAGGPADGAHPAETGPAGTDPRIIHGFLLRDAPPSTPERFEPHPAPGVTVTPDWNTLGMRATQSHTTRLEAAFIADEHVSRILPVGPTADPFLLAISANFLTLMAAVYAGLADRALELAVESAHRRTSLKNGGAPQAHDPDIRWRIADAALALDALTPQLAAVVHDRDHGVDRGARWHRDLAGLKHRSVETARHVVDQAMRIAGGGAYRTTAELSRLQRDVLAGIYHPSDPEAVHATVAADLLGPLP; this comes from the coding sequence ATGACGAGCGGCGACCGTGCGGCGAGCGTGCTGACCCCCGACCTGCTCGCCCGGGTGCGCGAGCGCGCGCCCGGCTACGACGCGGCGAACGGCTTCTTCTTCGAGGATCTCGCCGAGCTGCGGGAGGCGGGCTATCTGCGTCCGCGCAGCCTGAGCGCGGCATCCGCCGACCAGCGGCTGCTCGCCGCCCACGCGCCCGCGACGGCGCTGGGGCTCACCATGCACCTGGTCTGGATGGGCGTCGCGCGCGATCTCGTCGCCGCAGGCGACGACAGCGTGCAGTGGGTGCTCGACGACTGCGCGGCCGGCGAGCTCTTCGCCTTCGCGATCAGCGAGGCGGGCAACGACCGCGTCATGACCGATTCGGTGACGCGGGCCGAGCGGGTCGAGCCGGGAGAGCGTTCCGACGGGCGGGGCGGCTGGGCGGTCACCGGCACGAAGATCTTCACAAGTCTCAGCCCGGCGTGGACGCGGCTCGGGGTGCTCGCCCGGCACGAGCCGGCGGGCGGCCCGGCCGACGGCGCCCACCCGGCCGAGACCGGCCCCGCCGGCACCGACCCGCGCATCATCCACGGCTTCCTCCTGCGCGACGCCCCGCCGTCGACCCCTGAGCGCTTCGAGCCTCACCCCGCGCCCGGCGTCACGGTCACCCCCGACTGGAACACCCTCGGCATGCGCGCCACGCAGAGCCACACCACTCGCCTCGAGGCGGCGTTCATCGCCGACGAGCACGTGTCGCGCATCCTGCCGGTCGGGCCGACGGCCGATCCGTTCCTGCTCGCGATCTCGGCCAACTTCCTGACCCTCATGGCTGCCGTCTACGCGGGGCTGGCCGACCGGGCGCTCGAGCTCGCCGTCGAGAGCGCGCACCGCCGCACGAGCCTCAAGAACGGCGGAGCCCCGCAGGCGCACGACCCCGACATCCGCTGGCGCATTGCGGATGCGGCGCTCGCGCTCGATGCCCTCACCCCGCAGCTCGCCGCCGTCGTGCACGACCGCGACCACGGCGTCGACCGGGGTGCGCGGTGGCACCGCGACCTGGCGGGGCTCAAGCACCGCAGCGTCGAGACCGCCCGGCACGTCGTCGACCAGGCGATGCGCATCGCAGGCGGCGGCGCCTACCGCACCACCGCCGAGCTGAGCCGTCTGCAGCGCGATGTGCTCGCGGGCATCTATCACCCGAGCGACCCGGAGGCCGTGCACGCGACCGTCGCGGCCGACCTGCTCGGCCCGCTGCCGTGA
- a CDS encoding alpha/beta hydrolase — translation MPGERPHVIVLPGGGYSYRAAHEGEPVAEWLRGLGLDASVLAYPVRTRHPGPITAFRMRAAELRAQGVTRLGVLGFSAGGHLAGHAAALGLVDAAVLCYPVVSMMTPTHGGSRRQLLGPWAPPWARAATSVERLVTPAMPPTFVWHTAEDASVPLEHPYRLARELARYGIPHALHVYPNGRHGLGLVRECEQVSAEDVAEAGAAVEWTRSCEAWLRELGWIA, via the coding sequence ATGCCCGGCGAGCGCCCGCACGTGATCGTGCTGCCCGGCGGCGGGTACAGCTACCGCGCGGCGCACGAGGGCGAGCCGGTCGCCGAGTGGCTGCGCGGGCTGGGCCTCGACGCGAGCGTGCTCGCCTACCCCGTGCGCACCCGGCATCCCGGCCCGATCACGGCGTTCCGGATGCGGGCAGCCGAGCTGCGCGCCCAGGGCGTCACCCGGCTCGGCGTGCTGGGTTTCTCCGCCGGCGGGCACCTGGCCGGCCACGCCGCGGCGCTCGGCCTGGTCGACGCCGCCGTGCTCTGCTACCCGGTGGTGTCGATGATGACGCCGACGCACGGCGGCTCGCGCCGCCAGCTTCTCGGCCCCTGGGCACCGCCGTGGGCGCGAGCCGCGACCTCCGTCGAGCGGCTCGTCACGCCCGCGATGCCGCCGACCTTCGTGTGGCACACCGCGGAGGACGCCTCGGTGCCGCTCGAGCATCCGTACCGCCTCGCTCGGGAGCTCGCCCGCTATGGGATTCCGCACGCGCTGCACGTGTACCCGAACGGGCGGCACGGGCTCGGGCTCGTGCGGGAGTGCGAGCAGGTCAGCGCCGAGGACGTCGCCGAGGCGGGGGCCGCCGTCGAGTGGACGCGGAGCTGCGAAGCCTGGCTGCGCGAGCTTGGCTGGATCGCCTAG
- a CDS encoding ATP-binding cassette domain-containing protein, which yields MSDLVVEHVSVTHGSTLAVDDVSLSIRSGELVAVLGPSGCGKTTLLLAIAGLLPVQEGTIAVGGRELSRSGRTVAPEKRGVGWVPQEASLFPHLSVGENIGFAVPGGRGGAGRGAARAARIAELAQLVGLGELTNRAPNQLSGGQAQRVALARALAPRPELLLLDEPFAALDTQLRTGLRREVAELLRDQGTTSVLVTHDQEEALTLADRVAVMHDGRLAQFGTPEEVYQQPASDWVASFVGDVVELTGTWRAGRVLCALGSVEATAVGFAPADGATVRLMLRPEWIVPRPDLLAQAAAGADARVAAISYAGHDAMITADLVDGPSVLMRMAAVELPSVGDDLRLAVQRPGLAFAAA from the coding sequence GTGAGCGACCTCGTCGTCGAGCATGTCAGCGTCACCCACGGGTCGACGCTCGCTGTCGACGACGTCTCGCTGAGCATCCGCAGCGGCGAGCTGGTCGCCGTGTTGGGGCCCTCGGGATGCGGGAAGACCACGCTACTGCTCGCGATCGCCGGGCTGCTGCCCGTGCAGGAGGGCACGATCGCGGTCGGCGGGCGCGAACTGTCGCGCTCGGGCCGCACGGTCGCTCCCGAGAAGCGCGGCGTCGGCTGGGTGCCGCAGGAGGCCTCGCTGTTTCCGCACTTGTCGGTCGGCGAGAACATCGGCTTCGCGGTGCCCGGCGGCCGCGGCGGTGCTGGCCGGGGTGCCGCCCGCGCAGCGCGCATCGCCGAGCTCGCCCAGCTCGTCGGCCTTGGCGAGCTGACCAATCGCGCCCCCAACCAGCTCTCGGGCGGACAGGCCCAGCGCGTCGCCCTCGCCCGCGCCCTCGCTCCGCGGCCCGAGCTGCTCCTTCTCGACGAGCCCTTCGCGGCCCTCGACACCCAGCTGCGCACCGGTCTGCGCCGCGAGGTCGCCGAGCTGCTGCGCGACCAGGGCACCACTTCGGTGCTCGTCACGCACGATCAGGAGGAGGCCCTGACCCTCGCCGATCGCGTGGCCGTGATGCACGACGGCAGACTCGCCCAGTTCGGCACGCCCGAAGAGGTGTACCAGCAGCCCGCGTCGGACTGGGTCGCCTCGTTCGTCGGCGACGTCGTCGAGCTCACCGGCACCTGGCGGGCGGGCCGCGTGCTGTGCGCGCTCGGATCGGTCGAGGCCACCGCGGTCGGGTTCGCGCCTGCCGACGGCGCGACCGTGCGGCTCATGCTGCGCCCCGAGTGGATCGTGCCGCGCCCCGACCTGCTCGCGCAGGCCGCAGCCGGGGCCGACGCGCGTGTCGCGGCCATCTCGTATGCCGGCCACGACGCGATGATCACCGCCGACCTCGTCGACGGGCCCTCGGTGCTCATGCGCATGGCCGCCGTCGAGCTGCCGAGCGTCGGCGACGACCTGCGCCTCGCCGTGCAGCGCCCCGGCCTCGCGTTCGCTGCCGCCTGA
- a CDS encoding kynureninase, translated as MSDADAPRTANPAELRARAAVLDAADPLDAYTAHFVPGDDLVAYLDGNSLGRPVASVPAALDAFVRAEWAGRLIRGWDELWLTRPRALGDRIGAACLGAASGQTVVADSTTVLIFKLLRAAIADVRAADPARDELVVLADEFPTDRYIVERLAADHDLTVRWVDAPLDAGITPELAAEVAGPRTIVALFSGVAYRSAWWADMAEVTRVVQAAGARVVWDCSHAVGSVPLEFDAWGVDYAVGCSYKYLNGGPGAPAWVYVAERHHASLRNPIPGWLGAAAPFSMTEGYSPAPGVGSLVSGTPPILNMVALAEMVTLIEAAGMPAIREKSIALTSYAIELVDALIPSATVSTPRDPARRGSHLTIDHPNSAVAVQRLWAGGVIPDFRHPSGVRIGLSPLSTSFAEVERGIRALADALS; from the coding sequence ATGAGTGACGCCGACGCCCCGCGAACAGCGAACCCCGCCGAGCTGCGCGCCCGCGCCGCCGTTCTCGACGCCGCCGACCCGCTGGACGCCTACACCGCGCACTTCGTGCCGGGCGACGATCTGGTCGCCTACCTCGACGGCAACTCGCTCGGGCGTCCGGTGGCGAGCGTGCCCGCCGCCCTCGACGCCTTCGTGCGCGCGGAGTGGGCCGGGCGGCTCATCCGCGGCTGGGACGAGCTGTGGCTCACCCGCCCGCGTGCGCTGGGCGACCGCATCGGGGCGGCGTGCCTCGGTGCCGCATCCGGTCAGACGGTCGTCGCCGACTCGACCACCGTGCTCATCTTCAAGCTGCTGCGGGCCGCGATCGCCGACGTGCGCGCCGCCGACCCCGCGCGCGACGAGCTCGTCGTGCTCGCCGATGAGTTCCCCACCGATCGGTACATCGTCGAGCGCCTGGCCGCCGACCACGACCTCACGGTGCGGTGGGTGGATGCTCCGCTCGACGCTGGCATCACCCCCGAACTCGCCGCCGAGGTGGCGGGCCCGCGCACCATCGTCGCCCTCTTCAGCGGGGTCGCCTACCGCAGCGCCTGGTGGGCCGACATGGCCGAGGTGACGCGCGTGGTGCAGGCCGCGGGCGCGCGGGTCGTGTGGGACTGCTCGCACGCCGTCGGGTCCGTCCCCCTCGAGTTCGACGCCTGGGGCGTCGACTACGCCGTCGGCTGCTCGTACAAGTACCTGAACGGCGGCCCGGGTGCCCCGGCGTGGGTCTACGTCGCCGAGCGGCACCACGCGTCGCTGCGCAACCCGATCCCCGGCTGGCTCGGGGCGGCCGCGCCGTTCTCGATGACCGAGGGCTACAGCCCGGCGCCCGGCGTCGGGTCGCTCGTCAGCGGAACGCCGCCCATTCTCAACATGGTCGCCCTCGCCGAGATGGTGACGCTGATCGAGGCGGCGGGCATGCCGGCGATCCGCGAGAAGTCGATCGCGTTGACGAGCTACGCGATCGAGCTCGTCGACGCGCTCATCCCGAGCGCGACGGTGTCGACGCCGCGCGACCCCGCGCGCCGCGGCAGCCACCTGACGATCGACCACCCCAACTCGGCCGTCGCTGTGCAGCGGCTCTGGGCGGGCGGGGTCATCCCCGACTTCCGGCACCCGAGCGGCGTGCGCATCGGCCTCTCGCCGCTCAGCACGAGCTTCGCCGAGGTCGAGCGGGGCATCCGCGCGCTCGCCGACGCGCTGTCGTGA